The following coding sequences are from one Natrarchaeobaculum sulfurireducens window:
- a CDS encoding amidase: MPLRPPTEAALNELAAEQYLDLTDDELEAFTEIANRRLSSYETVMSYDLEPRLGGTEGRERSSGRRPSSDEDPYNAWVSRCYVAGNDGGDLDGWELGIKDNVCVAGVELTCGSQVVEGYVPDRDATVVTRLLEAGADIVGKTNMDDMAMTRTGHSAFGPILHPHDDDSLAGGSSGGSAVAIATDEVDAAIGSDQGGSVRIPAALCGIVGHKPTYGLVPYTGCIGIEHAIDHPGPMGPDVESVARVLSVIAGSNERDLRAHAPVPVERYEASLDGDVSSLSIGVLEEGFDRSGSDDAVLETVREGIDQFAAMGAAVEDVSIPMHADADAIHSVCTAEGLLDAMLGEGLGHGWKAWYNRSWIESFGKFRRAQADDFPAMLKLLLLMGAYTNHEYHSRYYAQAMNLVVELTKRYDELLETYDLLAMPTTVVTAPEHRPERDQFERLQADDVVANTAPFNRTGHPAVSVPADDVDGFPVGLMLVGSRFDDATVLRAADALEAERQ, from the coding sequence ATGCCGCTTCGTCCACCGACGGAAGCCGCCCTAAACGAACTCGCTGCGGAGCAGTATCTGGATCTCACCGACGACGAACTCGAGGCGTTCACCGAGATAGCCAATCGGCGGCTGAGTTCTTACGAGACCGTGATGTCCTACGATCTGGAGCCACGACTCGGCGGCACCGAAGGCCGCGAACGCAGTTCGGGTCGCCGCCCCTCGAGCGACGAGGACCCGTACAACGCCTGGGTGAGTCGGTGCTACGTTGCCGGCAACGACGGGGGCGACCTCGATGGCTGGGAACTCGGGATCAAGGACAACGTCTGCGTCGCCGGCGTCGAGCTGACGTGTGGCTCACAGGTCGTCGAGGGCTACGTTCCCGACCGCGATGCAACCGTCGTCACTCGCCTGCTCGAGGCCGGAGCTGACATCGTCGGAAAGACGAACATGGACGACATGGCGATGACGCGGACGGGCCACAGTGCGTTCGGGCCGATCCTCCACCCCCACGACGACGACTCCCTCGCCGGCGGCTCGAGCGGTGGCAGTGCGGTCGCCATCGCGACGGACGAGGTCGACGCGGCGATCGGCTCCGATCAGGGTGGCAGCGTCCGGATTCCGGCGGCACTCTGTGGTATCGTCGGCCACAAACCGACCTACGGGCTCGTCCCCTACACCGGCTGCATCGGGATCGAACACGCGATCGATCATCCGGGACCGATGGGGCCCGACGTCGAGTCCGTCGCCCGCGTCCTCTCCGTAATCGCTGGCAGCAACGAACGTGACCTCCGGGCTCACGCACCCGTTCCCGTCGAGCGCTACGAGGCGTCCCTCGATGGCGACGTCTCCTCGCTCTCGATCGGCGTCCTCGAGGAGGGATTCGACCGGTCCGGCAGCGACGATGCCGTCCTCGAGACCGTCCGCGAGGGGATCGATCAGTTCGCAGCAATGGGCGCGGCGGTCGAGGACGTTTCCATCCCGATGCACGCCGACGCGGACGCCATCCACTCGGTCTGTACGGCCGAAGGACTGCTCGACGCGATGCTCGGTGAGGGGCTGGGCCACGGCTGGAAGGCGTGGTACAACCGGTCGTGGATCGAGTCGTTCGGCAAGTTCCGACGGGCCCAAGCCGATGACTTCCCCGCGATGCTCAAACTGCTCTTGCTCATGGGAGCGTACACCAACCACGAGTACCATTCGCGCTACTACGCTCAGGCGATGAACCTCGTCGTCGAACTCACGAAGCGCTACGACGAACTCCTCGAGACGTACGATCTGCTCGCCATGCCGACGACGGTCGTGACGGCTCCCGAACACCGCCCAGAGCGCGATCAGTTCGAGCGACTGCAAGCAGACGACGTCGTCGCCAACACCGCCCCCTTCAATCGCACTGGCCACCCCGCCGTGAGCGTTCCCGCTGACGACGTGGACGGCTTCCCCGTCGGCCTCATGCTCGTCGGCTCTCGGTTCGACGACGCGACCGTGTTGCGGGCGGCCGATGCACTCGAGGCTGAACGCCAGTGA
- a CDS encoding GNAT family N-acetyltransferase, whose product MEIRRFQGADDVPGVIRAHGRAWHTAYAELLPRRVLENVAVDPSPEDERRWLESLTPNPDGVFVASEDGDVVGFADVRWGDAEMKSFVGPDEAELKAIYVDPDHWGTGVGTALLERGLEALPTAVSTIRLEMLAGNEVGRQFYEGRGFERTERNEIELGGEAYETDVFSKRL is encoded by the coding sequence ATGGAGATCCGAAGGTTCCAGGGAGCCGACGACGTTCCTGGAGTGATCCGCGCCCACGGCCGTGCGTGGCACACAGCGTACGCGGAGTTGCTCCCCCGACGAGTGCTCGAGAACGTGGCCGTCGATCCATCTCCCGAGGACGAACGCCGCTGGCTGGAGTCGCTCACACCGAACCCTGATGGGGTGTTCGTCGCGAGCGAGGACGGCGACGTAGTCGGGTTCGCGGACGTCCGCTGGGGCGACGCCGAGATGAAGTCGTTCGTCGGCCCGGACGAGGCCGAGTTGAAAGCGATCTACGTCGATCCGGACCACTGGGGGACCGGCGTCGGAACGGCGTTGCTCGAGCGTGGACTCGAGGCGCTCCCCACAGCTGTCTCGACGATTCGACTCGAGATGCTCGCGGGGAACGAGGTCGGTAGGCAGTTCTACGAGGGCCGCGGCTTCGAGCGGACGGAGCGCAACGAGATCGAACTCGGCGGCGAGGCCTATGAGACCGACGTCTTCTCGAAGCGGCTGTAA
- a CDS encoding class I SAM-dependent methyltransferase has product MTDDDTHGADVSPVLRSVLEALSVGRALDLATGGGRNALFLAARGWSVDAVDLSRVHLEWARDRAGAHADAIEFVLADVDSYAFPEAAYDLVTISFFDARDRLSAIESTLAPGGVLFYEHYLESGPGESGAGDRYRFAPNELLSATASLRVLYYAEYRVDGEPRVTLVASIPADGVDWAWQPP; this is encoded by the coding sequence GTGACGGACGACGACACGCACGGAGCTGACGTCTCACCCGTGCTCCGCTCGGTGCTCGAGGCCCTCTCGGTAGGTCGTGCGCTCGACCTTGCGACTGGAGGCGGTCGAAACGCACTGTTTCTCGCGGCTCGTGGCTGGTCGGTCGACGCGGTCGACCTCTCGCGCGTGCACCTGGAGTGGGCGCGCGACCGGGCGGGTGCTCACGCGGACGCAATCGAATTCGTCCTCGCGGACGTCGACAGCTACGCCTTCCCCGAGGCCGCGTACGACCTCGTGACGATCAGTTTTTTCGACGCTCGCGACCGACTGTCCGCTATCGAATCGACGCTCGCGCCGGGTGGCGTCCTCTTCTACGAGCACTACCTCGAGTCGGGGCCAGGCGAGTCGGGAGCCGGCGACCGATACCGGTTCGCGCCGAACGAACTCCTGTCGGCGACGGCGAGCCTGCGCGTGCTGTACTACGCCGAGTATCGTGTCGACGGGGAGCCCCGAGTGACGCTCGTCGCGAGTATCCCAGCCGATGGCGTCGACTGGGCGTGGCAGCCCCCGTAA
- a CDS encoding archaeosine biosynthesis radical SAM protein RaSEA: protein MSKPTPEVYEQGKGMDAHNQVMREIRSRKEASYDPHEPTRVWIDEDNTPDGVKQSLTIILNTGGCRWARAGGCTMCGYVAESVDGGSVSHEALMDQIDVCLDHEADNADEPAQLIKIYTSGSFLDEREVDAETRRAIGETFADRERIVLESLPDFVSREKISDFTAHGIDTDIAIGLETATDRVRHDCVNKYFDFADFEAACAEAARADEDAGETADAGIKAYLLMKPPFLTESEAVSDMISSIERCADVPGCHTVSMNPCNVQRYTMVDELYFRDGYRPPWLWSVAHVLEQTADVDAIVVSDPVGHGSDRGSHNCTECDDLVQKAIKDFGLRQDPTVFEQVSCDCELTWETVLERERGFNQPLTN from the coding sequence ATGAGCAAACCCACGCCCGAGGTCTACGAGCAGGGCAAGGGCATGGATGCCCACAATCAGGTCATGCGCGAGATCCGCTCGCGTAAGGAGGCCAGCTACGATCCCCACGAACCCACCCGCGTCTGGATCGACGAGGACAACACGCCCGACGGCGTCAAACAGAGTCTGACGATCATCTTGAACACGGGGGGCTGTCGCTGGGCCCGCGCCGGCGGCTGTACCATGTGTGGCTACGTCGCAGAGAGCGTCGACGGCGGTTCCGTCTCCCACGAGGCACTGATGGACCAGATCGACGTCTGTCTCGACCACGAGGCCGACAACGCCGACGAGCCAGCCCAACTCATCAAGATCTACACCTCCGGCTCGTTCTTAGACGAGCGCGAAGTCGATGCCGAAACCCGTCGCGCCATCGGCGAGACGTTCGCCGACCGCGAGCGAATCGTCCTCGAGTCGCTCCCTGATTTCGTCTCCCGCGAGAAGATTTCCGACTTCACCGCCCACGGCATCGACACGGACATCGCGATCGGCCTCGAGACCGCCACCGACCGCGTCCGTCACGACTGCGTGAACAAGTACTTCGACTTCGCAGACTTCGAGGCGGCCTGTGCGGAGGCTGCGAGAGCTGACGAGGACGCAGGCGAGACCGCCGACGCCGGAATCAAAGCCTACCTGCTGATGAAGCCGCCGTTTCTCACGGAGTCCGAAGCCGTCTCCGACATGATCTCCTCGATCGAACGCTGTGCCGACGTTCCCGGCTGTCATACGGTTTCGATGAACCCGTGTAACGTCCAGCGCTACACCATGGTCGACGAGCTGTACTTCCGTGATGGCTATCGGCCGCCGTGGCTCTGGTCGGTCGCCCACGTCCTCGAGCAGACCGCCGACGTCGACGCAATCGTCGTCTCCGATCCCGTCGGCCACGGCTCCGACCGCGGCTCACACAACTGCACGGAGTGTGACGACCTCGTCCAAAAGGCGATCAAGGACTTCGGCCTCCGCCAGGACCCCACCGTCTTCGAGCAGGTCTCCTGTGACTGTGAACTCACCTGGGAGACCGTCCTCGAGCGCGAACGCGGATTCAATCAGCCGTTGACGAACTAG